A window of Castanea sativa cultivar Marrone di Chiusa Pesio chromosome 1, ASM4071231v1 contains these coding sequences:
- the LOC142610355 gene encoding phosphatidate phosphatase PAH2-like isoform X4, with the protein MYAVGRLGSYITKVSGPFHPFGGAVDIIVVEQQDGSFKSSPWYIRFGKFQGVLKSKEKVVNIGVNGVEANFHMYLDHKGEAYFLSEVDVEEGEIVPFSLSSGDEIDGESKTKNNRQPLKSKSYNFENSVDKIDVRNGKVMTRSGSRRSRMFGLVFGRRSMKEEDGDAGAARADSLARAEIAADLLEVRWSTNLGGNKPRKDKAEKDVQINDGKGQVNSSVDNNVENGLDQCVLHEETGSHNEQKGDISVSSFENTQRFVDEARMEVPCFSSPEQVTENSMADENVLEEKCEMVSMVSRKIDGDIEHDENAKVQCSIQLEEHPGKHIDEEQVLGDVLTGFELSQEESETDRAQSFIYCEASERLIVAMNGTSEQTSETMYLVSEEDGEVHIDAEMLHPTTELASKDTVTLQVAEDEELQTETVEVPENHSQQLNPSHSCIHQCNVMDLEEPLTVPETYAQMVTPDQTLGPAEKVESQTICTISSFSNSGHQVQDEVEKKDEELTSKFQSSLESIGDCLPPKAISTLSSASSEEGQFPFNDLEEFQISEVQYMESISPENIDKESPSFGSDSHEIIEEVNGQVNENNESYSSSENFVQENPQTDLEIEKSKVTSSPIIIPRSHKVSGKEVGRLVESLPNLWSHTENPDAHDVQCPLRHSLDSRSISLNSKMQGKDDSSCMRSDKDSQLAGEQSTTENTEISGEPINVLAIPAVGDPSKFRVSPGGSWRIWPFSLRRSKSRNGMQPAPNDVRVSGAENASESTTWRDGDKNVLKPKVLKRMSRALTPTSEQLASLNLKDGKNTVTFTFSTAMLGKQQVDARIYLWKWNTRIVISDVDGTITKSDVLGQFMPMVGVDWSQTGVAHLYSAIKENSCGVGSK; encoded by the exons ATGTATGCGGTGGGGAGGCTTGGTAGCTACATAACCAAAGTGTCTGGCCCATTTCATCCATTTGGTGGAGCTGTGGATATCATTGTAGTTGAACAGCAAGATGGGAGCTTTAAGTCCTCACCTTGGTATATCAGGTTTGGGAAATTTCAAGGGGTTTTGAAGTCTAAGGAGAAAGTGGTCAACATTGGTGTCAATGGAGTGGAAGCTAATTTCCACATGTATTTGGATCATAAAGGGGAGGCTTACTTTCTTAGTGAGGTAGATGTAGAAGAAGGGGAAATTGTGCCATTCTCATTGTCCTCCGGGGATGAGATAGATGGGGAATCCAAGACCAAGAATAATAGGCAGCCATTGAAGTCcaaaagttacaattttgaaaattcagtTGATAAGATTGATGTGAGGAATGGGAAGGTTATGACAAGGTCTGGTTCGCGGCGGTCACGGATGTTTGGGCTTGTTTTTGGACGGAGATCAATGAAGGAGGAAGATGGGGATGCTGGTGCGGCAAGGGCTGACTCATTAGCGCGTGCTGAGATTGCGGCTGACCTCTTGGAGGTGAGGTGGTCTACTAATCTTGGTGGTAATAAACCGAGGAAAGATAAAGCTGAGAAAGATGTGCAGATTAATGATGGAAAAGGTCAGGTGAACTCATCTGTAGATAATAACGTGGAAAATGGTTTGGACCAATGTGTGTTACATGAAGAAACTGGTTCCCACAATGAGCAAAAGGGGGACATTTCTGTCTCCAGCTTTGAGAATACACAGAGATTTGTTGATGAAGCTAGAATGGAAGTGCCCTGCTTTAGCTCTCCAGAACAAGTTACTGAAAATTCTATGGCAGATGAAAATGTTTTGGAAGAGAAATGTGAGATGGTCTCTATGGTATCAAGAAAGATTGATGGGGATATCGAACATGATGAAAATGCAAAAGTTCAATGTTCGATTCAGCTTGAAGAACACCCTGGAAAGCATATTGATGAGGAACAGGTTTTAGGGGATGTTTTAACAGGCTTTGAACTTTCCCAGGAGGAGAGTGAAACAGATAGGGCTCAATCCTTTATCTATTGTGAAGCATCAGAGAGATTAATAGTGGCAATGAATGGTACCAGTGAACAAACTTCTGAAACGATGTACCTTGTTAGCGAAGAAGATGGGGAAGTCCACATTGATGCTGAAATGTTGCATCCAACAACTGAACTAGCATCCAAG GATACAGTTACTCTTCAAGTTGCTGAAGATGAAGAATTGCAGACAGAAACAGTGGAGGTTCCTGAGAATCATTCTCAACAACTTAATCCTTCTCATTCTTGCATACATCAATGCAATGTGATGGATCTTGAAGAGCCACTGACAGTTCCAGAAACCTATGCCCAAATGGTCACCCCAGACCAAACACTTGGCCCAGCTGAAAAAGTTGAGTCACAGACCATATGCACCATTTCTAGTTTTAGTAACTCAGGTCATCAAGTTCAAGATGAAGTAGAGAAGAAGGATGAAGAATTAACTAGCAAGTTCCAATCTTCTTTGGAGTCTATTGGTGACTGTCTCCCTCCAAAAGCAATAAGTACATTGTCATCAGCAAGTTCAGAGGAAGGTCAGTTTCCCTTCAATGACCTTGAAGAATTTCAAATCAGTGAGGTACAATACATGGAGTCAATATCTCCAGAGAATATAGATAAAGAAAGCCCCTCATTTGGTTCTGATTCTCATGAAATCATTGAAGAAGTGAATGGGCAAGTCAATGAAAACAATGAGTCATATTCGTCTTCTGAAAATTTTGTTCAAGAGAATCCACAGACTGATCTTGAGATAGAAAAATCAAAGGTAACATCAAGCCCCATTATAATACCTAGAAGTCATAAGGTTTCTGGTAAGGAAGTTGGGCGGCTGGTAGAATCATTGCCCAATTTGTGGTCTCACACTGAAAATCCAGATGCACATGATGTTCAGTGTCCACTCAGACACTCACTGGACTCGAGATCCATATCCTTGAATTCAAAGATGCAGGGTAAAGATGATTCAAGCTGTATGAGGTCAGACAAAGATTCACAATTGGCTGGGGAACAATCAACTACTGAGAACACCGAGATTTCAGGGGAGCCTATAAATGTTCTTGCCATTCCTGCAGTTG GAGATCCATCAAAATTCAGAGTATCCCCTGGTGGAAGCTGGAGGATTTGGCCCTTTTCTTTAAGGAGATCAAAATCCAGGAATGGTATGCAGCCAGCTCCGAATGATGTCAGAGTTTCTGGTGCTGAGAATGCTTCAGAGAGCACCACCTGGAGGGATGGAGACAAAAATGTGCTTAAACCAAAGGTGCTAAAAAGGATGTCGAGGGCACTCACTCCAACATCTGAGCAACTGGCATCCTTGAATTTGAAGGATGGGAAGAACACAGTAACCTTCACATTCTCCACTGCAATGCTGGGGAAACAGCAG GTTGATGCCAGAATATATTTGTGGAAATGGAACACTCGTATAGTCATCTCAGATGTGGATGGGACAATTACAAA ATCGGATGTTCTAGGTCAGTTCATGCCTATGGTTGGAGTTGATTGGTCACAAACAGGCGTTGCACATTTATATTCAGCTATTAAG GAAAATTCTTGTGGGGTTGGCTCCAAATAG